The following are from one region of the Lacinutrix sp. Bg11-31 genome:
- a CDS encoding universal stress protein has protein sequence MKNILVPVGSSKNAKSHLQYAVDFARSTGAKVYVVQIYNVYTKAGTMIKIDHILERESLNFLESHVSQIEHKGVDVVCKTFKGKLVPTIELVCKALKIDLIILEPRTNSIKDEVYLGKTSGKIIKQTNIPALIVPEGFVFKPITSILLALKSAIIKKEEALEPLKAVKNSFNATVNLLLVKTPFYNAEDFNVNSELDSVITNITKSENATTYQGFLEHYKTINPDMLCVVRRKRGFFKKLWEKNVMLKKDFHVSEFPVLVLSGLK, from the coding sequence ATGAAAAATATATTAGTTCCCGTTGGATCGTCTAAGAATGCTAAAAGCCACTTGCAGTATGCTGTAGATTTTGCTAGATCAACAGGTGCTAAGGTTTACGTTGTTCAAATATATAATGTATATACCAAAGCAGGGACAATGATAAAAATTGATCATATTCTAGAGCGTGAAAGCCTAAATTTTTTAGAAAGTCATGTATCTCAAATTGAACATAAAGGTGTAGATGTTGTTTGTAAAACATTTAAAGGAAAACTGGTTCCAACAATAGAACTCGTTTGTAAAGCTTTAAAAATAGATTTAATAATTCTAGAACCAAGAACGAACTCTATTAAAGATGAAGTGTACTTAGGTAAAACTTCTGGAAAAATTATAAAGCAGACTAACATTCCTGCATTAATAGTACCTGAAGGTTTTGTTTTTAAGCCAATTACTTCTATTTTATTAGCGTTAAAATCTGCGATTATTAAAAAAGAAGAAGCATTAGAACCTTTAAAAGCTGTTAAAAACAGTTTTAATGCGACAGTGAATTTACTTTTAGTAAAAACACCATTTTACAATGCTGAAGATTTTAATGTAAATAGTGAACTTGATAGTGTAATAACTAATATTACAAAATCTGAAAATGCTACAACCTATCAAGGCTTTCTAGAACATTATAAAACCATTAATCCTGACATGTTATGTGTTGTAAGACGTAAACGTGGTTTTTTTAAAAAACTATGGGAAAAGAATGTTATGCTTAAAAAGGATTTTCATGTAAGTGAATTTCCAGTTTTAGTACTTAGTGGTTTAAAATAA
- a CDS encoding S9 family peptidase, translating to MIKKDQILYRKEQKPIVFDTFFNKTKKQKPLVIFCHGYKGFKDWGSWDLMAEVFRKAETFFVKFNFSHNGGTTENPIDFPDLDAFAENNYIKELDDLDAVLNYFLSEDSEYKNEIDTNNVTVIGHSRGGGISIIKAAEDSRITTLITLASICDFGKRTATIGDLKQWQKEGVKYVLNGRTKQQMPHNYQFYENFKTNETRLNIEKAEKSLKIPHLIIHAKDDPSVKFNEAEYLHFWNPKSILLPIENSDHVFGAKHPWEEKSPPKTLIQVIEYCIGQIC from the coding sequence ATGATTAAAAAAGACCAAATACTGTATAGAAAAGAGCAAAAGCCAATTGTTTTTGATACCTTTTTCAATAAAACTAAAAAACAAAAACCACTCGTTATATTTTGTCATGGCTATAAAGGTTTTAAAGATTGGGGAAGCTGGGATTTAATGGCCGAAGTTTTTAGAAAAGCAGAAACGTTCTTTGTTAAATTCAATTTTTCGCACAATGGAGGAACTACAGAAAACCCAATAGATTTCCCAGATTTAGACGCCTTCGCTGAAAACAATTACATTAAAGAATTGGACGATTTAGACGCTGTATTAAATTATTTTCTATCAGAAGATAGCGAATATAAAAATGAGATAGACACAAACAACGTTACTGTTATTGGTCATTCTCGAGGTGGTGGAATTTCTATAATTAAAGCAGCCGAAGATTCAAGAATTACAACCCTTATAACATTAGCTAGTATTTGCGATTTCGGAAAACGAACAGCCACAATTGGCGATTTAAAACAATGGCAAAAAGAAGGTGTTAAATATGTTTTAAACGGAAGAACGAAACAGCAAATGCCTCACAACTATCAGTTTTACGAAAATTTCAAAACTAATGAAACACGGTTAAACATAGAAAAAGCAGAGAAATCGTTAAAAATTCCACATCTTATTATTCATGCAAAAGATGATCCATCAGTAAAGTTCAATGAAGCAGAATATCTTCATTTTTGGAATCCAAAAAGCATATTACTTCCTATAGAAAATAGCGACCATGTTTTTGGTGCTAAACATCCTTGGGAAGAAAAATCACCTCCAAAAACATTAATACAGGTTATAGAATATTGTATTGGGCAGATTTGTTAG
- a CDS encoding MFS transporter: protein MNKIKNDPYAALRFKEFNTFLTMRFFLVFAWSMQFIVIEWQVYALTKDPLSLGIIGLMEIIPAFTMALFAGHIVDQREKRNLLAICLAAFSIISFALFWLTSGTVSQTWSKTSLLYSIYALVFFGGFLRSFFGPTIFSLVALIVPKKIYPNAATWNSSTWQMSRVLGVAFAGFSIGWIGVHWSLCIVFCLVMVALAMVFQISKKPILNPKIGEPIMQSLKEGVSFVFKTKAILGALTLDMVSVLFGGAVALLAVFAEDILKVGPQGFGILVAAPSVGAFLTMLVTAYIPISKNAGMKLLVAIFGFGVCIIVFGLSSIFWISVVALFFSGVTDGVSMVIRQTILQLKTPDHMRGRVSSVNSMFVGSSNELGAFESGVTAKLMGTATAVVFGGAMTLITVVTTGIVSPSFRKLDLTKDFEEHEKEE, encoded by the coding sequence ATGAATAAAATTAAAAACGATCCCTACGCAGCATTGCGTTTTAAAGAATTTAATACCTTTTTAACCATGCGTTTTTTCTTAGTTTTTGCATGGTCTATGCAATTTATTGTTATAGAATGGCAGGTGTATGCTTTAACTAAAGATCCTTTATCTCTTGGTATTATTGGTTTAATGGAAATTATTCCGGCTTTTACTATGGCATTATTTGCTGGACACATTGTCGATCAGCGCGAAAAACGAAATCTACTAGCTATTTGTTTAGCAGCTTTTTCTATTATAAGTTTTGCTTTGTTTTGGCTTACTTCAGGAACTGTTTCTCAAACGTGGTCTAAAACCAGTTTGTTATATTCTATTTATGCTTTAGTCTTTTTTGGTGGTTTTTTACGCTCGTTTTTTGGGCCAACTATTTTTTCTTTGGTGGCTTTAATTGTACCCAAAAAAATCTATCCTAATGCAGCAACTTGGAATAGTTCTACCTGGCAAATGTCGCGTGTTTTAGGTGTTGCTTTTGCAGGTTTTTCTATTGGTTGGATTGGTGTACATTGGTCGTTATGCATTGTTTTTTGTTTAGTAATGGTAGCACTAGCTATGGTGTTTCAGATTTCTAAAAAGCCAATATTAAACCCTAAAATAGGTGAGCCTATTATGCAAAGTTTAAAAGAAGGCGTTAGTTTTGTGTTTAAAACAAAAGCAATATTAGGTGCTTTAACGTTAGATATGGTTTCTGTTTTATTTGGTGGAGCAGTAGCACTTTTAGCTGTTTTTGCAGAAGATATTTTAAAAGTAGGACCACAAGGTTTTGGGATTTTAGTAGCAGCACCTTCTGTTGGTGCTTTTTTAACTATGTTAGTTACAGCTTATATTCCAATTAGTAAAAATGCAGGTATGAAATTGCTTGTCGCTATTTTTGGTTTTGGTGTTTGTATTATTGTATTTGGTTTATCTTCTATATTTTGGATTTCTGTAGTAGCATTGTTTTTTAGTGGTGTAACAGATGGTGTTTCTATGGTGATTAGGCAAACCATCCTTCAGCTAAAAACGCCAGATCATATGCGTGGTCGAGTATCTTCAGTAAACTCTATGTTTGTTGGTTCGTCTAACGAGTTAGGAGCTTTTGAAAGTGGTGTAACTGCAAAGCTTATGGGAACAGCAACTGCTGTTGTTTTTGGAGGTGCAATGACGTTAATTACCGTAGTAACTACAGGAATTGTATCGCCTTCATTTAGAAAATTAGACCTTACAAAAGATTTCGAGGAACACGAAAAAGAAGAGTGA
- a CDS encoding MATE family efflux transporter, whose amino-acid sequence MSTNISLKHINKLAIPALIAGVSEPILSLTDAAIIGNVDFNATESLAAVGIVSTFLSMLIWVFGQTRSAISSIVSQYLGANKLDEIKNLPAQAIFIITSLSILIIMATYPFAESIFKLYNAENLILDYSVDYYNIRVFGFPFTLFTIAVFGAFRGLQNTYYPMVIAIIGAIANVILDYALVYGILDIIPAMHIQGAAYASVIAQFLMALLSAYYLLKKTDIPLTFSFPFNKEMNRFLLMIANLIIRTIALNVTLYFATRFATGYGKEYIAAYTIAINLWFLGAFLIDGYASAGNILSGKLVGGKEYGKLISLSNSLIRYGIAIGLIIAILGALFYYQIGRIFIKEPEVLEQFYSVFWIVLAMQPLCALAFIFDGMFKGLGKMADLRNLLLIATFAVFLPTLYILDQYNLKLTGIFIALTFWITVRGLPLIIKFRKEFLPLSQKN is encoded by the coding sequence TTGAGTACTAATATTAGCTTAAAACATATAAACAAATTAGCTATTCCAGCACTTATTGCAGGTGTTTCTGAACCTATACTCTCTCTAACAGATGCGGCTATTATTGGAAATGTGGATTTTAATGCTACAGAATCTCTTGCAGCAGTTGGTATTGTTTCTACCTTTTTATCCATGTTAATTTGGGTGTTTGGACAAACCAGAAGTGCTATTTCGTCTATAGTTTCGCAATATTTAGGAGCAAATAAATTAGACGAAATTAAAAATCTACCAGCTCAAGCCATTTTTATTATTACCTCGTTAAGCATCTTAATTATTATGGCCACTTATCCTTTTGCCGAATCCATTTTTAAACTTTATAATGCCGAAAATCTAATTCTAGACTATTCCGTAGACTACTATAACATTCGTGTTTTTGGCTTCCCATTTACACTATTTACCATTGCTGTTTTTGGAGCATTTAGAGGTTTGCAAAACACTTATTACCCAATGGTAATTGCTATAATTGGAGCAATAGCAAACGTTATTTTAGATTACGCATTGGTTTATGGTATTTTAGATATTATTCCAGCAATGCATATTCAAGGCGCAGCTTATGCAAGTGTAATTGCTCAGTTTTTAATGGCCTTACTATCTGCATATTACCTTCTTAAAAAAACAGATATTCCTCTAACTTTTAGCTTTCCTTTTAATAAAGAAATGAATCGCTTTTTATTAATGATTGCCAATTTAATAATAAGAACCATAGCTTTAAACGTTACCTTATATTTTGCCACACGCTTTGCTACAGGTTATGGTAAAGAATATATTGCAGCCTACACAATAGCAATAAACTTATGGTTTTTAGGAGCCTTTTTAATAGACGGTTATGCAAGTGCTGGTAATATTTTGTCTGGTAAATTAGTTGGCGGAAAAGAATATGGCAAACTCATCTCTTTAAGTAACAGTCTTATAAGATATGGCATCGCAATAGGATTAATTATCGCTATTTTAGGAGCATTATTTTACTACCAAATAGGAAGAATCTTTATTAAAGAACCCGAAGTTTTAGAACAATTTTATAGCGTTTTCTGGATTGTTTTAGCTATGCAACCATTGTGTGCATTAGCATTTATCTTCGACGGCATGTTTAAAGGGCTCGGCAAGATGGCAGACTTAAGAAACCTTTTATTAATAGCTACATTTGCCGTTTTCTTACCCACACTCTACATTTTAGACCAATACAATCTAAAGTTAACAGGTATTTTTATAGCACTAACATTTTGGATTACTGTTCGTGGGCTTCCATTAATCATAAAATTTAGAAAAGAATTTTTACCACTATCACAAAAGAATTAA
- a CDS encoding PD-(D/E)XK nuclease family protein, whose translation MKSFIFDVLKKLKDKGEDLSSLTFILPSKRAGVFLRQELSVVVNKTIFSPNIISIEEFVEELAQLKSTTNTELLFEFYNSYLALTPKKEQEPFESFSKWAQILLQDFNEIDRYLIPQNKIFDYLGAIKELDHWSLEDNKTDVVKNYLKFWEKLKLYYKHYTEALIDKKLGYQGLIYRQAVENIHSYSSKNMQKHIFLGFNALNTAEETIIQQLLKSNLAEVFWDIDEVFIENPIHDAGLFTRAHKRNWKHFEKNSFNWITKHYSEPKKIEILGVPKNIGQAKTIGSILKIIETKNPNLKSTAVVLGDENLLIPVLNSIPSTIDKLNITMGFPLNSIPLSSLFEQLFAIHKKGSEKYYYKDIIGLLSHQFIRPLFFSEDKNNASLLIEIIKKNNLVYLSLVDLISYSKSNSDILQLLFKNWQNSANNAIQSCFEIINKIKEYLDIKKEDNLISLEYLYRFNKLFNELFRLNESYKHINDISALFSIYKELLTSETLDFQGEPLEGLQVMGMLESRVLDFETVIISSVNEGVLPSGKSNNSFIPFDVKVENELPTYKEKDAVYTYHFYRLLQRAKNVYILYNTEADVLTGGEKSRFINQLELEAIHTINHKIMTPQVQGFNIELKEIVKTEAVVNQLKKIAKQGFSPSSLTNYIRNPLDFYYQKLLGIKDLEDVEETVAANTMGTVVHDTLEALYIPFIGAYLKVEDIQNMKPQIDTNISKFFQKAYADGDMTKGKNLIVFEIAKRYVQNFLNLEIEDLKAGNTIKIVALEERTEIPLNIPELDFEVKLKGTVDRVDLYNGVTRIIDYKTGKVDSTQVSIIDWKEITSDYKKYSKSFQILAYAYMMHTVKPLDFPIEAGIISFKNLSAGFLKFTKKEQQRGGNKETLIIQETLDNYFEELKKLIIEICNSEVNFIEKEV comes from the coding sequence ATGAAATCATTTATTTTCGATGTATTAAAAAAACTTAAAGATAAAGGCGAAGACTTATCGAGCCTTACCTTTATATTACCCAGTAAACGTGCTGGTGTCTTTCTAAGACAAGAACTATCTGTAGTAGTAAATAAAACTATATTCTCTCCTAATATTATTAGTATTGAAGAGTTTGTTGAAGAACTAGCTCAGTTAAAATCTACTACCAATACAGAACTATTGTTCGAGTTCTACAACTCTTACTTAGCCTTAACTCCAAAAAAGGAACAAGAACCATTTGAAAGCTTCTCTAAATGGGCACAAATACTGCTTCAAGATTTTAACGAGATAGATCGTTATCTCATTCCACAAAATAAAATTTTCGATTATTTAGGAGCTATAAAAGAGCTGGATCATTGGTCGTTAGAAGACAATAAAACAGACGTTGTAAAAAACTATCTTAAATTCTGGGAAAAACTAAAACTCTACTATAAACATTACACTGAAGCCTTAATAGATAAAAAACTAGGCTATCAAGGCTTAATCTATAGGCAAGCCGTAGAGAATATTCATAGCTATTCTTCAAAGAATATGCAGAAACACATTTTCTTAGGCTTTAATGCTTTAAACACTGCTGAAGAAACCATAATCCAACAATTACTAAAAAGCAACTTAGCTGAAGTATTTTGGGATATAGACGAAGTCTTTATAGAAAACCCTATTCATGATGCTGGTTTATTTACAAGAGCTCACAAAAGAAATTGGAAACATTTTGAAAAAAACAGCTTTAACTGGATAACTAAACATTATTCCGAACCTAAAAAAATTGAAATATTAGGTGTTCCAAAAAATATTGGGCAAGCAAAAACCATTGGGTCAATTTTAAAAATAATAGAAACTAAAAACCCAAACCTAAAGAGCACTGCTGTTGTTCTTGGAGATGAAAACCTTTTAATTCCTGTTTTAAACTCTATTCCATCAACAATAGATAAGCTTAATATTACAATGGGCTTTCCACTAAATTCTATACCTCTATCATCACTTTTTGAACAGTTATTTGCAATACATAAAAAAGGATCTGAAAAATATTACTATAAAGACATTATTGGCCTACTTTCACATCAATTTATAAGACCTCTATTTTTCAGTGAAGATAAAAATAATGCTTCACTATTAATTGAGATCATTAAAAAGAATAATTTAGTTTATTTATCACTTGTAGATTTAATATCTTACAGTAAGAGTAATTCAGATATATTACAACTACTTTTTAAAAATTGGCAAAACAGTGCAAATAATGCTATTCAGAGTTGTTTCGAAATAATAAATAAAATAAAAGAATATCTAGATATAAAAAAAGAGGATAACCTAATATCTCTTGAGTACTTATATCGCTTTAACAAGCTCTTTAATGAGCTTTTTAGACTAAATGAAAGCTATAAGCACATAAATGACATTTCAGCCCTTTTTAGCATCTATAAGGAACTACTAACTAGTGAGACTTTAGATTTTCAGGGAGAACCTTTAGAAGGTCTTCAAGTTATGGGAATGTTAGAATCTCGTGTACTAGATTTTGAAACCGTAATTATTTCTAGCGTAAATGAAGGCGTTTTACCATCCGGAAAATCAAATAATTCTTTTATACCGTTTGATGTTAAAGTAGAAAACGAATTACCCACTTATAAAGAAAAAGATGCTGTTTACACCTATCATTTTTACAGATTACTACAACGTGCTAAAAACGTTTATATTCTCTATAACACTGAAGCTGATGTGTTAACTGGAGGCGAAAAAAGTCGTTTTATTAATCAACTAGAGTTAGAAGCTATTCATACTATTAATCATAAAATCATGACTCCTCAAGTCCAAGGTTTTAATATTGAATTAAAAGAAATCGTTAAAACCGAAGCAGTAGTAAATCAATTAAAAAAAATAGCCAAACAAGGCTTCTCTCCTTCTTCTTTAACAAATTACATAAGAAATCCTTTAGATTTCTATTACCAAAAATTATTAGGTATAAAAGATCTTGAAGATGTTGAAGAAACTGTTGCTGCAAATACAATGGGAACAGTTGTTCATGATACTTTAGAAGCGCTATACATACCATTTATTGGTGCGTATCTAAAAGTAGAAGACATTCAAAATATGAAGCCTCAAATAGATACTAATATTTCGAAGTTTTTTCAAAAAGCTTATGCAGATGGAGACATGACTAAAGGCAAGAACCTAATTGTATTTGAAATTGCAAAACGTTACGTACAAAATTTTTTAAATCTTGAAATCGAAGATTTAAAAGCAGGTAATACTATTAAAATAGTAGCACTAGAAGAACGTACAGAAATACCATTAAACATCCCAGAATTAGACTTTGAAGTAAAATTAAAAGGAACTGTAGATAGAGTAGACCTCTACAATGGTGTAACAAGAATTATAGATTATAAGACAGGAAAGGTTGATAGTACACAAGTTTCAATAATAGATTGGAAAGAGATAACCTCTGATTATAAAAAATATAGTAAAAGCTTTCAGATTCTAGCTTATGCTTACATGATGCATACTGTTAAGCCTCTAGATTTTCCAATCGAAGCTGGTATCATTTCATTTAAAAATCTTAGCGCAGGTTTTTTAAAATTCACAAAAAAAGAACAACAAAGAGGTGGCAACAAAGAAACACTTATCATCCAAGAAACTTTAGATAATTACTTTGAAGAACTAAAAAAACTAATCATTGAAATTTGTAATTCTGAAGTTAATTTTATTGAAAAAGAAGTGTAA
- a CDS encoding UDP-2,3-diacylglucosamine diphosphatase — MQIPKGKKIYFASDNHLGAPTKEQSFPREQKFVAWLDEIKEDAAVIFLLGDLFDMWMEYKTVIPKGFTRTLGKLAEISDSGIPIHYFVGNHDLWMNGYFEEELNIPVYHKPQEYTFNNTTFFIGHGDGLGPGDKGYKRMKKVFTNPISKWLYRWLHPDIGIRLAQHLSVKNKMISGDDDAKFLGEDNEWLAQYCKRKLETKHRDFFIFGHRHLPLDIKLNENSRYVNLGDWVSYYTYGVFDGETLELKEY; from the coding sequence ATGCAAATTCCAAAAGGAAAGAAAATATATTTCGCTTCAGACAATCATTTAGGTGCTCCTACAAAAGAGCAATCCTTTCCACGTGAACAAAAATTTGTTGCTTGGTTAGATGAGATAAAAGAAGACGCAGCTGTGATTTTTTTACTTGGCGATTTGTTCGATATGTGGATGGAATACAAAACCGTAATTCCAAAAGGGTTCACTAGAACACTTGGTAAATTAGCCGAAATAAGCGACTCCGGAATACCAATACATTACTTTGTTGGTAATCACGACCTATGGATGAATGGCTATTTTGAAGAAGAACTAAACATACCTGTTTACCACAAACCACAAGAATACACTTTTAACAATACTACTTTTTTTATTGGTCATGGAGACGGCTTAGGTCCTGGAGACAAAGGCTATAAACGCATGAAAAAAGTATTTACCAATCCTATTTCTAAATGGTTATATAGATGGTTACACCCAGATATTGGAATTCGTTTAGCACAACATCTTTCGGTTAAAAATAAAATGATTTCTGGAGACGACGATGCTAAGTTTTTAGGAGAAGACAACGAGTGGCTAGCACAATACTGCAAACGCAAACTAGAAACCAAACACAGGGATTTCTTTATTTTCGGACACAGACATTTACCTTTAGATATAAAATTAAATGAAAATTCAAGATACGTAAACCTTGGCGATTGGGTTAGCTATTATACTTATGGTGTTTTCGATGGTGAAACGTTGGAGTTAAAAGAGTACTAA
- a CDS encoding peptidoglycan-binding protein — protein sequence MKKILLFILAVIILIFGYSQYKEYQRFHPENANIKASENIDLNYHSQETVYNYYDALEAVNNYMQMQWSANSIDVRSPENDDAETTLAVLEYGRKVAKANYYKAILEASKTFKNKGLTNEEIKLFEIKGVSITEHNKEEMSLKEKQLLLNMMPQKALYSGEKSAFIYEMQKLLVKKGYDISVDGVYQTITSEALKGFEEKNNLFPDGKIDLKTLDLLLK from the coding sequence ATGAAAAAAATTCTTCTCTTTATACTTGCTGTTATTATTCTAATTTTTGGGTATTCTCAATACAAAGAATATCAACGTTTTCATCCTGAAAATGCAAACATAAAAGCGTCTGAAAACATAGACCTAAACTACCACAGTCAAGAAACTGTTTATAATTATTATGATGCTTTAGAAGCTGTAAATAATTACATGCAAATGCAATGGAGTGCCAACAGTATAGATGTTAGAAGCCCAGAGAATGATGATGCGGAAACAACTTTGGCAGTTTTAGAATATGGACGAAAAGTAGCGAAAGCAAATTACTATAAAGCTATTTTAGAAGCATCTAAAACGTTTAAAAATAAAGGTTTAACTAATGAAGAGATTAAATTATTTGAAATAAAAGGTGTTTCTATAACTGAACATAATAAAGAAGAAATGTCTTTAAAAGAAAAACAACTATTACTAAATATGATGCCACAAAAAGCTTTGTATTCGGGTGAGAAAAGCGCTTTTATTTATGAAATGCAAAAGCTTTTGGTTAAAAAAGGTTATGACATTTCTGTAGATGGTGTTTATCAAACTATTACATCTGAGGCACTTAAAGGCTTTGAAGAAAAAAACAACTTGTTCCCAGATGGTAAAATTGATTTAAAGACTTTAGATTTATTACTAAAATAA
- a CDS encoding 6-carboxytetrahydropterin synthase, which yields MGNIRITKLFSFETGHALYGYDGKCKNVHGHSYKLSVTVFGKPISDNTNVKFGMVIDFTDLKKIVKEEIVNVFDHATVFNKNTPHVELAKELKDRGHNVLLVDYQPTSEMMVIDFAKKIKNRLPKNIQLHSLKLQETDSSYAEWYASENS from the coding sequence ATGGGAAACATTCGTATAACTAAGCTTTTTTCATTCGAAACTGGCCACGCACTTTATGGTTACGATGGAAAATGTAAAAACGTTCATGGACATAGTTACAAACTCTCTGTAACCGTTTTTGGTAAGCCAATTTCTGATAACACAAACGTTAAATTTGGGATGGTTATCGACTTTACAGATCTTAAAAAAATAGTAAAAGAAGAAATAGTAAACGTCTTCGATCATGCAACCGTTTTTAACAAAAACACACCACATGTAGAGCTTGCAAAAGAACTTAAAGACAGAGGTCACAACGTTTTACTAGTAGATTACCAACCAACAAGTGAAATGATGGTTATTGATTTTGCTAAAAAAATTAAAAACCGTTTACCAAAAAACATACAATTACACTCCTTAAAACTTCAGGAAACGGATAGTTCGTATGCCGAGTGGTATGCTAGTGAAAACAGTTAA
- a CDS encoding sulfatase-like hydrolase/transferase gives MKTKQIFASLFFMVTLFSCGNDDKIVTETPSETNTSKPNIVLIIADDMGLDATPGYTIGNTKPNMPNLQSMINNGIRFNNLWSNPVCTPTRSSIITGKYGFRTNILKVGDELSTSETSLQSYLDNNTGNTYSHAVIGKWHLSNSANHPTDMGIDYYAGLLNGGVQSYTNWNLTENGQTTNSTEYTTTKFTDLAIDWVNQQTQPWFLWLAYNAPHTPFHLPPDNLHSQGVLPTDDASINANPLPYYLAMLEALDTEMGRFIASLPEEEKANTVFIFIGDNGTPNQVVQEYNSFRAKGTVYQGGVNVPMIISGKDISRINTSEDALLNTTDLFATIANIAGTNTTEVNDSKSFIDLLSTTTAEKRDYTYTEIGNDSGGSDYTIRNATHKYILFDDGSEALYNLINNEFENPNLLSTTQLPLSTEDATIKDELLAELISIRN, from the coding sequence ATGAAAACCAAACAAATATTTGCTTCATTATTTTTCATGGTAACACTCTTTTCTTGTGGAAACGACGATAAAATAGTTACAGAAACGCCTTCAGAAACCAATACTTCAAAGCCAAATATTGTACTAATTATTGCAGATGATATGGGTTTAGACGCAACTCCTGGTTACACTATTGGAAATACAAAACCAAACATGCCTAATTTACAAAGCATGATAAATAATGGTATTCGGTTTAATAATTTATGGTCGAATCCTGTTTGCACACCAACACGATCTAGCATTATTACAGGTAAATATGGTTTTAGAACTAATATTTTGAAAGTTGGAGACGAACTCTCAACCAGTGAGACCTCTTTGCAAAGTTATTTAGATAATAATACTGGAAATACGTATAGCCACGCTGTTATTGGCAAATGGCATTTATCGAATAGCGCAAATCATCCAACAGATATGGGAATTGATTATTATGCAGGTTTATTAAATGGAGGTGTACAGTCTTACACCAATTGGAATTTAACTGAAAACGGACAAACAACAAATTCAACAGAATATACAACAACAAAATTTACAGATTTAGCAATAGATTGGGTAAACCAACAAACACAACCTTGGTTTTTATGGTTGGCTTATAACGCGCCACATACACCATTTCACTTACCACCAGATAATTTACATTCTCAAGGTGTTTTACCAACAGACGATGCAAGCATAAATGCAAATCCGTTGCCATACTATTTAGCAATGTTGGAGGCTTTAGATACAGAAATGGGACGCTTTATTGCATCGCTACCAGAGGAAGAAAAGGCAAATACCGTCTTTATTTTTATTGGAGATAACGGCACGCCAAATCAAGTTGTGCAAGAGTATAATAGTTTTCGTGCAAAAGGAACCGTTTACCAAGGTGGCGTTAATGTGCCAATGATTATTTCCGGCAAAGATATATCACGTATAAACACCAGTGAAGATGCTTTATTAAATACTACAGATTTGTTTGCAACCATAGCAAATATTGCAGGAACTAATACTACAGAAGTTAATGATAGTAAAAGCTTTATAGATTTATTGTCTACAACTACTGCTGAAAAAAGAGATTATACTTATACTGAAATTGGAAATGATTCTGGTGGTTCAGATTATACCATTAGAAATGCTACACACAAATACATTTTGTTTGATGATGGCTCTGAGGCTTTATATAATTTAATAAATAATGAATTTGAAAACCCTAATTTATTAAGTACAACTCAATTACCATTAAGTACTGAAGATGCTACAATAAAAGATGAATTATTGGCAGAGTTAATTTCTATTAGAAATTAA